A window of the Sphaerobacter thermophilus DSM 20745 genome harbors these coding sequences:
- a CDS encoding helix-turn-helix transcriptional regulator, whose amino-acid sequence MSKRYPTTRGEPRAPETQRASRILEIISKISAAPNQWTRRSLAEHYEISERQITKDLQVIRHGLRLELERQPSGGYYFKTLPRLPAVSYSLAEALAIFLAAQAGRRLAGIPHEELSAAIARLRSIMPRELQPLLQDDGAAVPPVPRNRHRERILEVLTRAIAARKSVDLVYHPASRPGERTQRRVDPYAVVPNAQSWHLIGWCHLRCAVRIFKVDRVEDVTVTDIRFTPDPEFDLNEFLTAGWGVTRGTDQPPEEIVLRFTPTAGRWVAEEQWHPTQRSEWLPDGSLEFRVTVPVTEEFARWVLHYGADCDVVAPVHLRTWLAEQARALVERYSRVNVEVGDLLVTSFQPRKEV is encoded by the coding sequence ATGAGCAAGCGCTACCCGACGACGCGCGGGGAACCACGCGCACCGGAGACGCAGCGCGCGAGCCGCATCCTGGAGATCATCTCCAAGATCAGCGCAGCGCCTAACCAGTGGACCCGGCGCAGTCTGGCCGAGCACTACGAGATCAGCGAGCGGCAGATCACCAAGGATCTGCAGGTCATCCGCCACGGCCTGCGCCTTGAACTGGAGCGGCAGCCGAGCGGGGGGTACTACTTCAAGACGCTGCCACGACTTCCCGCCGTCTCGTACTCGCTCGCCGAAGCGCTCGCCATCTTCCTGGCCGCTCAGGCAGGTCGCCGCCTGGCGGGCATCCCGCACGAGGAGCTCTCTGCCGCCATCGCCCGCCTGCGCTCGATCATGCCGCGGGAGCTCCAGCCGCTGTTGCAGGACGATGGGGCTGCGGTCCCGCCGGTCCCACGAAACCGCCACCGCGAGCGGATCCTGGAAGTGCTGACCCGCGCGATCGCTGCCCGCAAGAGCGTCGATCTCGTCTACCACCCGGCATCGCGCCCAGGGGAACGAACCCAGCGGCGGGTGGACCCGTATGCGGTGGTGCCCAACGCGCAGTCGTGGCACCTGATCGGCTGGTGCCACCTGCGCTGCGCCGTTCGGATCTTCAAGGTTGACCGTGTCGAGGACGTCACGGTGACCGATATCCGCTTCACCCCAGACCCGGAGTTCGACTTGAACGAGTTCCTGACCGCGGGCTGGGGGGTGACCCGTGGCACCGACCAGCCGCCGGAGGAGATCGTGCTGCGCTTCACCCCGACGGCGGGCCGCTGGGTGGCGGAGGAGCAGTGGCACCCAACGCAGCGGAGTGAATGGCTCCCCGACGGGTCGCTCGAGTTCCGCGTGACCGTCCCCGTCACCGAGGAGTTCGCGCGCTGGGTGCTCCACTACGGCGCCGACTGCGATGTTGTCGCGCCGGTACACCTCCGTACCTGGCTTGCGGAGCAGGCCCGGGCGCTGGTGGAGCGGTACTCGAGGGTTAACGTCGAAGTTGGAGACTTGCTCGTCACCTCCTTTCAGCCGCGCAAAGAAGTATGA
- a CDS encoding WecB/TagA/CpsF family glycosyltransferase — translation MLGSVGSTKANVNDANVGRGAGVRPSLRILGVRVDDVTLPEAVECVREWVRAGHGSLRHVVTVNPEFIIAARRDAQFRATLEAAELATADGVGVTLAARLLGRPLRERVTGVDLVEALAAAEDPALRLFLLGAGPGIAEQAAAELTRRYPGCVIAGTWPGSPREEDAPEILERLRAARPAVLLVAFGHPAQDLWIARHRTNLAACGIMVAMGIGGTLDYLAGAIPRAPALVRRLGFEWLYRLIRQPWRWRRQLALPLFAALVLRERLRRSD, via the coding sequence ATGCTGGGAAGCGTGGGATCGACGAAGGCCAATGTGAATGACGCCAACGTGGGTCGAGGAGCCGGCGTTCGCCCATCGCTGCGGATCCTCGGCGTGCGCGTCGACGACGTGACGCTGCCTGAGGCGGTCGAATGTGTCCGGGAATGGGTGCGGGCGGGGCACGGGTCGCTGCGGCATGTGGTCACGGTCAACCCGGAGTTCATCATCGCGGCGCGGCGCGACGCGCAGTTCCGGGCGACGCTGGAGGCAGCCGAGCTGGCGACGGCAGACGGAGTCGGGGTGACCCTGGCGGCGCGGCTGCTGGGGCGGCCGCTGCGCGAGCGGGTCACCGGGGTTGATCTGGTCGAGGCGCTCGCCGCGGCAGAGGATCCGGCACTGCGTTTGTTCCTCCTCGGGGCCGGGCCGGGGATCGCTGAGCAGGCAGCGGCCGAGTTGACCCGGCGCTACCCCGGCTGTGTGATCGCCGGTACCTGGCCGGGGTCGCCGCGGGAGGAGGATGCTCCGGAGATTCTGGAGCGGCTGCGGGCGGCACGGCCGGCGGTGTTGCTCGTCGCGTTCGGCCATCCGGCGCAGGACTTGTGGATCGCGCGGCACCGGACGAACCTTGCAGCCTGTGGCATTATGGTAGCGATGGGGATCGGCGGGACACTCGACTACCTGGCCGGGGCAATCCCGCGCGCACCGGCGCTCGTCCGCCGCCTCGGATTCGAGTGGCTGTACCGGCTGATCCGGCAGCCCTGGCGTTGGCGACGGCAACTTGCCCTGCCGCTCTTCGCGGCCCTCGTGCTGCGCGAGCGGCTCCGGCGATCAGACTGA
- a CDS encoding B-box zinc finger protein yields MTAEISDINERQCTYHPNVRTRLRCSKCGTPICPRCAVETPVGYRCPDCAAVRGLPTYQTDTGVLAKSFLVGTVVAIAVGVLWGYFPEWNFYLSLLLGFGVAEGMSWAANYKRGRDLQVAAMGLVILGLIVARVVIAQTNPWGYTLDDLLNRAIDNDVQQVFQIRLIPDLLFAGLALLIPYVRFR; encoded by the coding sequence GTGACAGCAGAGATTTCGGATATCAACGAGCGCCAGTGCACCTACCACCCCAACGTCCGCACGCGCCTGCGCTGCAGCAAGTGCGGTACACCGATCTGCCCCCGTTGCGCGGTGGAGACGCCAGTCGGCTATCGCTGTCCTGACTGCGCCGCTGTGCGTGGACTGCCGACCTACCAGACGGACACGGGCGTGCTGGCCAAGAGCTTCCTCGTCGGCACCGTGGTGGCGATCGCGGTTGGCGTCCTCTGGGGCTACTTCCCCGAATGGAACTTCTATCTCTCGCTGCTGCTCGGCTTCGGCGTGGCGGAGGGGATGTCGTGGGCGGCGAACTATAAGCGTGGCCGGGACCTCCAGGTCGCCGCGATGGGGCTGGTGATCCTGGGCCTGATCGTCGCCCGGGTCGTGATCGCGCAGACCAACCCGTGGGGATACACGCTCGACGATCTGCTGAATCGGGCCATCGACAACGACGTGCAGCAGGTGTTCCAGATCCGGCTGATCCCCGACCTGCTGTTCGCCGGGCTGGCGCTGCTGATCCCGTATGTGCGGTTCCGGTGA
- a CDS encoding bifunctional heptose 7-phosphate kinase/heptose 1-phosphate adenyltransferase: MGELASLRPLLAAMRGKKLLVVGDLYLDCYIFGLPARVSREAPIMVLEETRREERPGGGTAPALVARALGAEAWQAGVIGNDAEGQRLRQMLADQGVDVSGVLTDPTRPTTTKTRLVAEGVYNVFPQQVARVDRQDRRPIDPAIARSLASFVEATAPEVDAILLSDYRSGVIVPEVIAAAARSGRLATVDSQGSLADFRGLGLVKCNQAEAESYLGEPLGDPERRREHLTALRARLECERLVVTLGPAGAALAEANGAYHEVPPLVRRQVFDVTGAGDTVIAVMSLALAAGADALAALRLSQVAAGLVVGKWGNAQATAEEIEAALDEMESSRGWHD, from the coding sequence ATGGGTGAACTGGCATCGCTGCGGCCGCTACTCGCCGCGATGCGCGGGAAAAAGCTGCTCGTGGTCGGGGATCTCTACCTCGACTGCTACATCTTCGGCCTTCCGGCGCGGGTCTCGCGCGAGGCGCCGATCATGGTCCTGGAGGAGACGCGACGCGAGGAGCGGCCCGGCGGCGGGACCGCCCCGGCGCTTGTGGCTCGCGCACTCGGCGCCGAGGCGTGGCAGGCCGGCGTGATCGGCAACGACGCCGAGGGGCAGCGGCTCCGCCAGATGCTGGCGGATCAGGGGGTCGACGTCAGCGGCGTTCTCACCGATCCAACCCGCCCCACCACCACCAAGACCCGGCTGGTGGCCGAGGGGGTCTACAACGTCTTCCCACAACAGGTGGCGCGCGTCGACCGGCAGGATCGCCGCCCGATCGATCCGGCCATCGCACGCAGCCTCGCCTCCTTCGTCGAAGCCACCGCTCCCGAGGTGGACGCCATTCTCCTCTCCGACTACCGGAGCGGTGTGATCGTTCCCGAGGTGATCGCGGCCGCAGCCAGGAGTGGCCGCCTGGCGACGGTTGACTCCCAGGGGTCGCTTGCCGACTTCCGCGGACTGGGCTTGGTGAAGTGCAACCAGGCGGAGGCTGAGTCCTACCTCGGGGAGCCGCTGGGAGATCCGGAGCGGCGACGCGAGCACCTGACCGCGCTGCGCGCGCGGCTGGAGTGCGAGCGGCTGGTGGTCACGCTCGGGCCAGCCGGCGCGGCCCTGGCGGAGGCAAACGGCGCCTACCACGAGGTGCCGCCGCTCGTCCGGCGGCAGGTCTTCGACGTCACCGGCGCGGGCGACACGGTCATCGCGGTGATGTCGCTCGCCCTGGCAGCCGGGGCAGACGCTCTGGCCGCGCTGCGCCTGTCGCAGGTGGCCGCCGGGCTGGTCGTCGGGAAGTGGGGGAACGCGCAGGCGACCGCGGAGGAGATCGAGGCCGCCCTCGACGAGATGGAATCCTCCCGCGGCTGGCACGATTGA
- a CDS encoding adenylyltransferase/cytidyltransferase family protein, whose translation MGQIIPFEEVGRLGERLRAEGKRVVFTNGHFDLLHVGHLRYLQAARALGDTLIVGVNDDAVTRLRKGPGRPIVPEEERAELVAGLACVDYVVIFHEETAEAAVARLRPDIYVKGGDYAIDEAEERAGKQPLPEAAVVRGYGGEVRTVPLVPGRSTTDIVRRIREMSDAREP comes from the coding sequence ATGGGACAGATCATCCCGTTCGAAGAAGTGGGTCGGCTCGGAGAACGGCTGCGGGCGGAGGGGAAGCGCGTCGTCTTCACCAACGGGCACTTCGACCTCCTCCACGTCGGCCATCTCCGCTACCTGCAGGCCGCCCGTGCCCTCGGCGACACGCTCATCGTCGGGGTGAACGACGACGCGGTCACCCGACTGCGCAAGGGACCGGGCCGCCCGATCGTCCCTGAGGAGGAGCGGGCCGAGCTGGTCGCCGGGCTCGCCTGCGTCGACTACGTGGTCATCTTCCACGAGGAGACCGCCGAAGCGGCGGTCGCGCGACTCCGGCCCGATATCTATGTCAAGGGTGGAGACTACGCGATCGACGAGGCGGAAGAGCGGGCCGGGAAGCAGCCCCTGCCGGAGGCCGCCGTCGTGCGCGGGTACGGCGGTGAGGTCCGCACAGTGCCCCTCGTGCCGGGCCGCTCCACCACCGATATCGTGCGGCGCATCCGCGAGATGTCCGACGCCCGGGAGCCATAG
- the murJ gene encoding murein biosynthesis integral membrane protein MurJ — MVSAEEQVAAGSSDRQRIAKAAAIIMVGTVLSRILGLVREQVTSYLWGTTDQVAAFTLADNIHTILFDLVISGMMQAALVPVLSAYAAPEHREELRRIVGALLVLAMIVIGAIVAVMMLFAPQLVWLMTALGGDTQVHSPDTIPLTIELVRIILPAVLLLSISTILMSTLYALQRFTRPALSLAVRNAAIVAAALALGRTAFEIRSLAVGIVVGALLLIAIQLPGLRDAMPRPNFGFRHPAIRRILLLYLPIFVGLISNTIALVIDRNLAFNVDAHALGAMRYATALNQMILGIVAAATSLAALPTLSRHFSSGDEAAYQRTLSNGLKMVTVMVVPATFGMAAIAWPAVDLLFFHGATDLEGARAILTALLCYLPGTFFAAFDQVLIFGYYARQNTRTPVIVGVLAVGVFLLTAFSLVGPLGMAGLVLANSAQFMFHAIVMWLIMRRALGQVGDATVGRTLRVCVAVGALMAVAVFLLAQALQAVPLGTAPGTALDLARRAVAVAIPIAVGAAIYAGGLHLLGVDEIRQIWRGVMRRLGRAAA; from the coding sequence GTGGTGAGCGCGGAGGAGCAGGTCGCGGCGGGATCGTCGGATCGCCAGCGCATCGCCAAAGCCGCCGCGATCATCATGGTCGGCACCGTCCTGAGCCGGATCCTCGGCCTCGTCCGAGAGCAGGTGACCTCCTACCTCTGGGGTACCACCGACCAGGTCGCGGCCTTCACCCTCGCCGACAACATCCACACCATCCTGTTCGATCTGGTCATCAGCGGCATGATGCAGGCCGCGCTCGTGCCGGTGCTGAGCGCCTACGCCGCGCCGGAGCACCGCGAGGAACTGCGCCGGATCGTCGGTGCCCTCCTCGTGCTGGCGATGATCGTCATCGGCGCGATCGTCGCGGTCATGATGCTGTTCGCCCCGCAACTGGTGTGGCTGATGACCGCCCTCGGGGGCGACACGCAGGTGCACAGCCCGGACACGATCCCGCTCACCATCGAACTGGTGCGCATCATCCTGCCGGCGGTGCTGCTGCTGTCGATCTCGACGATCCTGATGTCCACGCTCTACGCGCTCCAGCGCTTCACGCGGCCGGCGTTGTCGCTCGCCGTGCGCAACGCGGCCATCGTCGCCGCCGCGCTGGCGCTGGGGAGGACTGCCTTCGAGATCCGCAGCCTGGCGGTCGGGATCGTCGTCGGCGCTCTGCTGCTGATCGCGATTCAGCTTCCGGGTCTGCGCGACGCGATGCCGCGGCCCAACTTCGGCTTCCGCCACCCGGCCATCCGGCGCATCCTGCTCCTCTACCTGCCCATCTTCGTGGGGCTGATCAGCAACACGATCGCGCTGGTGATCGACCGCAACCTGGCGTTCAACGTCGACGCCCATGCCCTCGGCGCCATGCGTTACGCCACCGCGCTCAACCAGATGATCCTCGGCATCGTCGCGGCGGCGACCTCGCTCGCCGCCTTGCCGACCCTCTCCCGCCACTTCAGCAGCGGTGATGAGGCCGCCTACCAGCGGACCCTCTCCAACGGCCTGAAGATGGTGACGGTGATGGTGGTGCCCGCCACCTTCGGTATGGCCGCAATTGCGTGGCCGGCGGTGGATCTGCTCTTCTTCCACGGCGCCACCGACCTCGAAGGCGCGCGGGCGATCCTGACCGCGCTGCTCTGCTACCTGCCAGGCACCTTCTTCGCCGCGTTCGATCAGGTACTGATCTTCGGCTACTACGCGCGCCAGAACACGCGCACCCCGGTGATCGTCGGCGTGCTGGCGGTTGGCGTCTTCCTGCTGACCGCCTTCTCCCTCGTCGGCCCGCTCGGGATGGCGGGGCTGGTACTTGCCAACTCCGCCCAGTTCATGTTCCATGCGATCGTCATGTGGCTGATCATGCGGCGGGCGCTCGGCCAGGTGGGCGACGCGACGGTCGGGCGAACGCTCCGGGTCTGCGTCGCGGTTGGCGCGCTGATGGCGGTCGCGGTGTTCCTCCTGGCGCAGGCGCTCCAGGCGGTGCCGCTGGGGACTGCACCGGGGACGGCGCTCGATCTGGCGCGGCGGGCCGTTGCAGTCGCCATCCCGATTGCTGTCGGAGCGGCGATCTACGCCGGCGGATTGCACTTGCTCGGGGTCGACGAGATACGCCAGATCTGGCGCGGCGTCATGCGCCGCCTTGGCCGCGCCGCGGCGTAG
- a CDS encoding DUF4149 domain-containing protein, translated as MIDIWSVIRWAHLLAAIAWIGGMLFILIVLLPVMRRSMPPAERTVLVAQVGERYGVLSWVALSILVITGVLNGERRGVAWLQLLDGEYGRTLALKLLLVAIVIPITLVHAFYYGRRITRLAEQAKEYGDDPALAAERRRLQRMSGMLSAANLLLNLVIVLLAAALVS; from the coding sequence GTGATCGATATCTGGTCGGTAATCCGCTGGGCACACCTGCTGGCCGCCATTGCCTGGATCGGCGGCATGCTCTTCATCCTGATCGTGCTGCTGCCGGTGATGCGCCGCTCCATGCCGCCCGCCGAGCGGACGGTGCTCGTCGCACAGGTCGGCGAGCGCTACGGAGTCCTGTCCTGGGTCGCGCTCAGCATCCTGGTCATCACCGGCGTCTTAAACGGTGAGCGGCGTGGGGTCGCGTGGCTCCAGCTACTGGACGGCGAGTACGGGCGCACGCTCGCGCTCAAGTTGCTGCTGGTCGCCATCGTCATCCCGATCACGCTGGTCCACGCGTTCTACTACGGGCGCCGCATCACCCGGCTCGCGGAGCAGGCTAAGGAATACGGCGACGACCCTGCCCTGGCGGCAGAGCGCCGACGCCTGCAGCGCATGTCCGGGATGCTCTCAGCGGCCAACCTGCTGCTGAACCTCGTGATCGTCCTCCTCGCTGCGGCGCTGGTCTCCTGA
- a CDS encoding cupin domain-containing protein yields MAAQEILGHFELAGEIDRLTPGPGASGRRAETLVKTDRLRVVLVTMLSGAALDEHTAPGPITIHALRGRFLVTVGDAEHALPAGDLIAIDTRVPHAVRALDDGAFLLTIGWGPGVTEEPAAVQS; encoded by the coding sequence ATGGCAGCGCAGGAGATCCTCGGGCACTTCGAACTGGCCGGTGAGATCGACCGTCTGACGCCCGGTCCCGGCGCCAGCGGGCGGCGGGCGGAGACGCTCGTCAAGACCGACAGGCTGCGCGTCGTGCTGGTGACGATGCTGAGCGGCGCGGCGCTAGACGAGCACACGGCACCGGGACCGATCACCATCCACGCCCTCCGCGGGCGGTTCCTGGTCACGGTCGGCGATGCGGAGCACGCGCTCCCTGCGGGTGATCTGATTGCGATCGACACGCGTGTGCCCCATGCCGTCCGCGCGCTGGACGATGGCGCCTTTCTGCTCACGATCGGCTGGGGCCCGGGTGTGACTGAGGAGCCGGCGGCGGTGCAGTCTTAG
- a CDS encoding anti-sigma factor codes for MDRRDARDPDNPERVAECEPIRLLLPLAALDALDPGEAEAVERHLSTCRRCRHEQADYARTVDWLALSVPDRSPPPCLRRRVLGALRPTPWPLAAPARRWLAAAVLLILVLTGSNLVLWQRLADARDAAEPPRSARARSGPLTWYDLVASTPGASAQGTLCAVPDGRLAWLIVQGLPPLAPGQVYQLWFARGDRWVSGGTFTVDQRGRGFLTIWPDQPLGSYETLRVTVEPADGSPHPTSQPILAGRLA; via the coding sequence GTGGACAGACGCGACGCGCGAGACCCGGACAACCCGGAACGCGTGGCGGAGTGCGAGCCGATCCGCCTCCTCTTGCCGCTGGCCGCGCTCGATGCGCTGGACCCGGGAGAGGCGGAGGCCGTCGAACGCCACCTGTCGACCTGCCGACGCTGCCGCCATGAGCAGGCGGACTACGCGCGTACCGTCGACTGGCTGGCGCTGTCCGTTCCCGACCGGTCTCCGCCGCCGTGCCTGCGCCGCCGCGTTCTGGGCGCGCTTCGGCCTACCCCGTGGCCGCTCGCCGCACCGGCGCGCCGATGGCTTGCCGCGGCAGTGCTGCTCATCCTCGTCCTCACCGGCAGCAACCTCGTCCTGTGGCAGCGCCTGGCCGACGCCCGGGACGCGGCCGAGCCACCACGGTCTGCGCGGGCCAGAAGCGGCCCGCTGACCTGGTACGACCTGGTGGCGTCGACGCCGGGAGCCTCGGCGCAAGGCACGCTCTGTGCCGTCCCGGATGGGCGACTCGCCTGGCTCATCGTGCAGGGCTTGCCGCCGCTCGCGCCGGGGCAGGTCTATCAACTCTGGTTCGCCCGCGGCGATCGCTGGGTCAGCGGCGGCACGTTCACCGTCGATCAGCGCGGTCGCGGGTTCCTCACTATCTGGCCGGACCAGCCGCTCGGCTCGTACGAGACGTTGCGCGTGACCGTCGAGCCGGCTGACGGCAGCCCTCATCCCACGAGCCAACCCATCCTCGCGGGACGCCTCGCCTGA
- the crcB gene encoding fluoride efflux transporter CrcB, whose product MMQFLWVALGGAFGAVARFGVSEWAAARWGTHFPYGTLVVNLSGSFLLGLVLTLAAERVALPGEVRLLTTTGFMGAYTTFSTFSWETARLFAGGGHWHAVLNVVVSVLGGLLAVLLGILVARAI is encoded by the coding sequence ATGATGCAGTTCCTCTGGGTGGCCTTGGGCGGGGCGTTCGGCGCCGTGGCGCGGTTTGGCGTCAGTGAATGGGCCGCTGCGCGCTGGGGTACGCACTTCCCCTACGGCACGCTGGTGGTGAACCTCTCCGGCTCGTTCCTGCTGGGGCTCGTCCTCACGCTCGCTGCTGAGCGGGTCGCGCTCCCGGGAGAGGTGCGCCTGCTCACCACGACTGGGTTCATGGGCGCCTACACGACGTTCTCCACCTTCTCCTGGGAGACGGCCCGCCTCTTCGCCGGCGGGGGCCATTGGCACGCCGTGCTGAACGTCGTCGTCAGCGTCCTCGGCGGGCTCCTGGCCGTGCTCCTCGGCATCCTCGTGGCCCGCGCCATCTGA
- a CDS encoding LysM peptidoglycan-binding domain-containing protein: MANEPLEEERDLVSLYAARIRSRGEGTTVETRGARPAPGVHHFGRQRRAQRRSSRWQKGGAASALVAGALLAGAQGVGAAITHDVQPGDTLSEIALQYGTTVPQLATINGIPDPDFILAGTTLTIEPDTTLDPDAAVARYEVQEGDTLSAIAQQFGVTVDAIVAANGIANPDLITVGAVLLIPPADPEVSEPTVSGETGAEADTPESTAVGPTAPESTESKPVASETRSTVPSLHLVVSGETLGEIAKAYGTTVELIAHANAIADPNQLLAGSLLQIPAADAEASEVAAPVAQDDGVLLQNMPVTRQSLPLSSEAAAASITTAYWGSPVSEWVFIENLPSHPNPHRGFRGNISGAFGGTRDYGVYAEPLAEILQRYGFVGEVFYAQGDADLLRQQIDQGRPVIAWITNRTSVQQRGYAWHDEERFVLVPEEHTVVVYGYDAERVYVADPGDGAYRSFSWDDFLRSWGYFDGMALAVYPA; this comes from the coding sequence ATGGCGAACGAGCCGCTCGAGGAAGAGCGTGACCTCGTGTCCCTCTACGCCGCGCGCATCCGCAGCCGGGGTGAGGGCACGACGGTCGAGACGCGGGGCGCGCGCCCCGCTCCGGGTGTCCACCACTTCGGTCGCCAGCGGCGGGCACAGCGCCGATCGTCCCGGTGGCAGAAGGGTGGGGCGGCTTCCGCCCTGGTCGCCGGTGCGCTGCTTGCGGGCGCGCAGGGCGTGGGTGCGGCCATTACCCACGACGTGCAGCCGGGCGACACGCTGTCCGAAATTGCCCTCCAGTACGGCACCACGGTTCCCCAACTGGCGACGATCAACGGCATTCCCGACCCGGACTTCATCCTCGCGGGCACGACGCTGACGATCGAGCCCGACACGACGCTCGACCCGGATGCGGCGGTCGCGCGCTACGAGGTCCAGGAGGGGGACACCCTCTCCGCCATCGCCCAGCAGTTCGGCGTTACGGTGGATGCCATCGTGGCGGCCAACGGCATCGCGAATCCGGACTTGATCACGGTCGGGGCGGTCCTGCTTATCCCGCCGGCCGATCCTGAGGTTTCTGAGCCGACCGTGTCAGGGGAGACGGGAGCGGAGGCAGACACGCCGGAATCGACGGCGGTAGGACCGACGGCACCGGAGTCGACCGAATCAAAGCCGGTCGCGTCGGAAACGAGGTCCACGGTTCCGTCGCTGCACCTGGTCGTTTCCGGGGAGACGCTGGGTGAGATCGCGAAAGCGTACGGGACGACCGTCGAGTTGATCGCGCACGCCAACGCGATCGCGGACCCGAATCAACTCCTCGCCGGCTCGCTGCTCCAGATCCCCGCCGCCGACGCGGAGGCGTCGGAGGTGGCGGCGCCAGTAGCTCAGGACGACGGGGTGCTGCTCCAGAACATGCCGGTGACACGGCAGTCGCTGCCCCTCAGCTCCGAGGCGGCCGCGGCCAGCATCACGACCGCCTACTGGGGCAGCCCGGTCTCGGAGTGGGTGTTCATCGAGAACCTGCCCTCTCACCCTAACCCGCACCGCGGGTTCCGGGGCAATATCTCCGGTGCCTTTGGCGGCACGCGCGACTACGGGGTCTACGCCGAGCCGCTGGCGGAGATCCTCCAGCGCTACGGGTTCGTCGGCGAGGTGTTCTACGCCCAGGGCGATGCCGACCTGCTGCGGCAGCAGATCGACCAGGGGCGGCCGGTCATCGCCTGGATCACAAACCGAACGTCGGTCCAGCAGCGCGGCTACGCGTGGCACGACGAGGAGCGGTTCGTCCTCGTGCCGGAGGAGCACACCGTCGTCGTCTACGGATACGATGCTGAGCGCGTGTACGTCGCCGACCCTGGAGACGGGGCGTACCGCAGCTTCTCCTGGGACGATTTCCTGCGCTCCTGGGGCTACTTCGACGGCATGGCGCTGGCGGTGTACCCGGCCTAG
- the rpiA gene encoding ribose-5-phosphate isomerase RpiA, protein MPPEGDEQTRRKRAAAERAASAVQDGAVVGLGTGSTAECVIQALAERVKEGLRIVGVPTSLRSERLARSLGIPLIDLQDATRIDVTIDGADEVAVGTLDVLKGHGGALLREKLVAVASEREVIVVDDTKLVERLGSRFAVPVEVVPFGWRVPAQALEALGGRVALRSVPPEGEPFVTDNGNYILDVDFGPIANPAALANEIKTITGVIEHGLFIGIAHEVIVAGAQGVEVLTRG, encoded by the coding sequence GTGCCGCCGGAGGGGGATGAGCAGACGCGGCGCAAGCGGGCGGCGGCCGAGCGCGCCGCGTCTGCCGTGCAGGACGGTGCGGTGGTGGGTCTGGGCACCGGTTCCACCGCCGAGTGCGTGATTCAGGCGCTGGCGGAGCGGGTGAAAGAGGGTCTGCGTATCGTGGGGGTGCCCACGTCGCTGCGCTCGGAGCGCCTCGCCCGCTCACTGGGTATCCCGCTGATCGATCTGCAAGACGCCACCCGCATCGACGTCACCATCGACGGAGCCGACGAGGTCGCGGTCGGCACCTTGGACGTACTCAAGGGCCACGGCGGCGCGCTGCTGCGCGAGAAGCTGGTGGCGGTGGCGTCGGAGCGCGAGGTGATCGTCGTCGACGACACGAAGCTGGTCGAGCGGCTCGGCAGCCGCTTCGCGGTGCCGGTAGAGGTTGTTCCCTTCGGCTGGCGTGTTCCCGCCCAGGCGCTGGAAGCGCTCGGGGGGCGGGTGGCGCTGCGGTCGGTTCCGCCCGAGGGCGAGCCCTTCGTGACCGACAACGGGAACTACATCCTCGATGTCGACTTCGGCCCGATTGCCAACCCGGCCGCGCTCGCGAACGAGATCAAGACGATCACCGGGGTGATCGAGCACGGACTCTTCATTGGAATCGCCCACGAGGTCATCGTCGCCGGCGCCCAGGGTGTCGAGGTGCTGACGCGCGGGTAG